The Agromyces atrinae genome window below encodes:
- the chvE gene encoding multiple monosaccharide ABC transporter substrate-binding protein has protein sequence MKKVILATMTAGAMLALAACSSGGGGDTGGDGGGDGGLIGVAMPTKSSERWIQDGNAVKEQLEEQGFTVDLQYAEDDIPTQVSQIENMITKGAEALIIASIDGTTLSQVLQDAADADIPVIAYDRLIRDSENVDYYASFDNFKVGQQQAWSVLNGLGLAELDGTPIDGAPAGPFNIELFAGSLDDNNAFFFFDGAMDVLQPLIDDGTLVVKSGQTSIEQVATLRWDGETAQSRMEDLLTANYSDGSQVNAVLSPYDGISRGIISALEGAGYTVGAEWPIISGQDAELDSVKAINAGEQYATIFKDTRKLAEVAVAMATALLNGEEPEVNNTTDYDNGVKVVPSYLLESQIVVKDNITEVLVDSGYWTEAEISG, from the coding sequence ATGAAGAAGGTCATCCTCGCCACCATGACGGCGGGTGCGATGCTCGCCCTCGCCGCGTGTTCCAGCGGAGGCGGTGGAGACACCGGCGGCGACGGCGGCGGAGACGGCGGACTCATCGGCGTCGCGATGCCGACGAAGAGCTCGGAGCGCTGGATCCAGGACGGCAACGCCGTCAAGGAGCAGCTCGAGGAGCAGGGCTTCACCGTCGACCTCCAGTACGCAGAGGACGACATCCCCACCCAGGTCTCGCAGATCGAGAACATGATCACGAAGGGCGCCGAGGCGCTCATCATCGCGTCGATCGACGGCACCACGCTCTCGCAGGTGCTGCAGGACGCCGCCGATGCCGACATCCCGGTCATCGCCTACGACCGCCTCATCCGCGACTCGGAGAACGTCGACTACTACGCGTCGTTCGACAACTTCAAGGTCGGCCAGCAGCAGGCATGGTCGGTCCTCAACGGACTCGGCCTCGCCGAGCTCGACGGAACGCCGATCGACGGAGCCCCCGCCGGTCCGTTCAACATCGAGCTCTTCGCCGGTTCGCTCGATGACAACAACGCGTTCTTCTTCTTCGACGGTGCGATGGACGTCCTCCAGCCGCTCATCGACGACGGAACGCTCGTCGTGAAGTCGGGTCAGACGTCGATCGAGCAGGTCGCCACGCTCCGCTGGGACGGTGAGACCGCTCAGAGCCGCATGGAGGACCTCCTCACGGCGAACTACTCCGACGGCTCGCAGGTCAACGCGGTGCTCTCGCCCTACGACGGCATCTCGCGCGGCATCATCTCGGCCCTCGAGGGTGCCGGCTACACGGTCGGCGCCGAATGGCCGATCATCTCCGGTCAGGACGCCGAGCTCGACTCCGTCAAGGCGATCAACGCGGGCGAGCAGTACGCGACGATCTTCAAGGACACCCGCAAGCTCGCCGAGGTCGCCGTCGCGATGGCCACGGCACTGCTGAACGGCGAGGAGCCCGAGGTCAACAACACCACCGACTACGACAACGGAGTGAAGGTCGTCCCGTCGTACCTCCTCGAGTCGCAGATCGTCGTCAAGGACAACATCACCGAAGTCCTCGTCGACAGCGGCTACTGGACCGAAGCCGAGAT
- a CDS encoding class II aldolase/adducin family protein, producing MSTFSARVEVAIARIRADVAHVHAELPRHGLVSWTDGSVSARVPGADLFVIKPSGVAYAELAPENMVLCTLDAGIVDGTPGGDGSLPIDVAMHAAIYRHVPEAGALAHTHSPYATAWATRAEAIPCATTAMAREFGGPVPVVTASPVDAESLGRAVAATLAEQRSRVVLVPNTGPFAIGTDARDAVRLVVLTEDVARTVQLARQDGALSTLDQSVIDALFGGAHGAARGGEPRLLAHAAGSGSGQVGRARTPRKPQPNTAPQGPTGP from the coding sequence GTGAGCACGTTCAGCGCCCGCGTCGAAGTCGCCATCGCCCGCATCCGGGCCGATGTCGCGCACGTCCACGCCGAGCTTCCCCGCCACGGACTCGTGTCGTGGACCGACGGAAGCGTCTCCGCCCGCGTGCCGGGCGCCGACCTCTTCGTCATCAAGCCGTCGGGCGTCGCCTACGCCGAACTCGCCCCCGAGAACATGGTGCTCTGCACCCTCGACGCCGGCATCGTCGACGGAACCCCCGGCGGCGACGGCTCCCTGCCGATCGACGTCGCGATGCACGCCGCGATCTACCGCCACGTGCCGGAGGCCGGAGCCCTCGCCCACACGCACTCGCCCTACGCGACGGCGTGGGCGACACGCGCCGAAGCCATCCCGTGCGCGACGACCGCCATGGCGCGCGAGTTCGGCGGCCCCGTGCCCGTCGTCACCGCGAGCCCGGTCGACGCGGAATCGCTCGGCCGCGCCGTCGCCGCGACGCTCGCCGAGCAGCGCAGCCGCGTCGTCCTCGTGCCGAACACCGGCCCCTTCGCCATCGGCACCGACGCCCGTGACGCCGTCCGGCTCGTCGTGCTCACCGAAGACGTCGCCCGCACCGTGCAGCTCGCGCGGCAGGACGGCGCACTCTCCACCCTCGACCAGTCCGTCATCGACGCACTGTTCGGCGGCGCCCACGGCGCCGCCCGCGGTGGTGAACCCAGACTCCTGGCTCACGCAGCCGGAAGCGGATCCGGTCAGGTCGGCCGGGCCCGAACCCCCCGAAAACCACAACCGAACACAGCACCACAGGGCCCCACGGGCCCGTGA